From a single Alloactinosynnema sp. L-07 genomic region:
- a CDS encoding SRPBCC family protein — protein sequence MGQVTASVELPATPERVWAEFSNPNNFEKWLTIHTKWKSEVPTEFTKGTKVTEVVTMLGMANSIDWTVEEFDAPTKLVISGTGMAGVKTSFTLSVRANDTGSVATIAAEFTGAMIVGALGKAVEKDSKKQLDDSLAKFAALVG from the coding sequence ATGGGTCAGGTCACCGCGTCCGTCGAACTCCCCGCGACCCCGGAGCGGGTGTGGGCGGAATTCTCGAACCCGAACAACTTCGAGAAGTGGCTCACCATCCACACCAAGTGGAAGAGCGAGGTCCCCACGGAGTTCACCAAGGGCACCAAGGTCACCGAGGTGGTCACCATGCTCGGCATGGCCAACTCGATCGATTGGACCGTCGAGGAGTTCGACGCCCCGACGAAGCTGGTCATCTCGGGCACCGGGATGGCGGGCGTGAAAACCAGCTTCACCCTGTCGGTGCGGGCGAACGATACGGGCTCCGTCGCCACCATCGCCGCCGAGTTCACCGGCGCCATGATCGTCGGCGCGCTGGGCAAGGCCGTGGAGAAGGACTCCAAGAAGCAGCTCGACGACTCGCTGGCGAAGTTCGCCGCGCTGGTCGGCTGA
- a CDS encoding MaoC/PaaZ C-terminal domain-containing protein: protein MADVLKFDQAGLDVWTDDKTFEVTRERLVEYAKATNDPIPAHLAGDVASPVFAIVPVFESMLEPALDVVPLAAFGRGLHGLQDFRFHRPIKPGDKLVARGKAIGWRGLPNGTPLTIYLECRTEDGELVNEQYLTPFFRGVDAGDTQGIQAPDHKLDESVRSTEPVATVVQHVDDDQTYRYGPAAGDPVPLHLDDQIAKDAGLPGIIAHGLCMQAFTAWAVLTEVGDSDVTRLRRLAVRFAKPVLPGQDITTTIWRAGSVDGVTTYVYETKVGDTVVLKDGLAQIAD from the coding sequence GTGGCCGACGTGCTCAAGTTCGACCAGGCCGGTCTGGACGTGTGGACCGACGACAAGACCTTCGAGGTCACCAGGGAGCGGTTGGTCGAGTACGCGAAAGCGACCAACGACCCGATCCCGGCGCACCTCGCGGGTGACGTGGCCAGTCCGGTTTTCGCCATCGTGCCCGTCTTCGAGTCGATGCTCGAACCGGCGCTGGACGTCGTGCCGCTCGCGGCGTTCGGCCGGGGACTGCACGGCCTGCAGGATTTCCGGTTCCACCGGCCGATCAAGCCGGGCGACAAACTGGTGGCCAGGGGCAAGGCGATCGGCTGGCGAGGGCTGCCCAACGGCACACCGCTGACGATCTACCTCGAATGCCGCACCGAGGACGGCGAACTCGTCAACGAGCAGTACCTGACTCCGTTCTTCCGCGGTGTCGACGCGGGCGACACCCAGGGCATCCAGGCCCCCGACCACAAGCTCGACGAGTCGGTCCGGTCGACCGAGCCGGTCGCCACGGTGGTGCAGCACGTGGACGACGACCAGACCTACCGGTACGGGCCCGCCGCGGGCGACCCGGTGCCGCTGCACCTCGACGACCAGATCGCGAAGGACGCCGGGCTGCCGGGGATCATCGCGCACGGGCTCTGCATGCAGGCGTTCACCGCCTGGGCGGTGCTGACCGAGGTCGGCGACTCCGATGTCACCCGACTTCGGCGCCTCGCGGTGCGCTTCGCCAAGCCGGTGCTGCCGGGCCAGGACATCACCACCACCATCTGGCGGGCGGGCTCCGTCGACGGCGTCACCACCTATGTCTACGAGACCAAGGTGGGCGACACCGTGGTCCTCAAAGACGGCCTCGCCCAGATCGCGGACTGA
- a CDS encoding SDR family oxidoreductase, with the protein MGSLDGRVAVITGAGRGIGREHALLFAAEGAGVVVNDLGGDENPAQQVVDEIIAAGGSAVANTDNVATWDGAKALIDQAVAEFGGLDVLVNNAGILRDAFIPGLGEAQWDAVIAVHLKGHFAPLHHAAGYWKAQSKAGKQPTASVINTSSASGVTLPNAGQANYGAAKAGIAALTLVAADELARYGVRVNAIAPVARTRLTEATPGFGDIMRSTVEDGVIDLFHPANIAPLVAYLAGEKCPHTGQVFAVQGGSIQRLRGWTVAETIETDDPWTIAEVDARLAEWA; encoded by the coding sequence ATGGGTTCGCTGGACGGGCGGGTCGCCGTCATTACCGGCGCGGGCCGCGGCATCGGCCGTGAGCACGCGCTGCTGTTCGCCGCCGAAGGGGCAGGCGTCGTGGTCAACGACCTCGGCGGCGACGAGAACCCGGCCCAGCAGGTCGTCGACGAGATCATCGCGGCGGGCGGCTCGGCCGTGGCCAACACCGACAATGTCGCGACCTGGGACGGCGCCAAGGCGCTGATCGACCAGGCCGTCGCCGAGTTCGGTGGGCTGGACGTGCTGGTCAACAACGCGGGCATCCTGCGCGACGCGTTCATCCCGGGACTCGGCGAGGCGCAGTGGGACGCGGTCATCGCCGTGCACCTCAAAGGCCACTTCGCGCCCCTGCACCACGCCGCCGGGTACTGGAAGGCGCAGAGCAAGGCCGGGAAGCAGCCCACCGCGTCGGTGATCAACACCTCGTCCGCCTCGGGCGTGACCTTGCCCAACGCGGGCCAGGCCAACTACGGGGCGGCCAAGGCGGGCATCGCCGCGCTCACTCTGGTGGCGGCCGACGAACTGGCGCGGTATGGGGTGCGGGTCAACGCCATCGCGCCGGTCGCCCGCACCCGGCTCACCGAGGCGACCCCTGGCTTCGGCGACATCATGCGCTCGACCGTCGAGGACGGCGTCATCGACCTGTTCCACCCGGCCAACATCGCGCCGCTGGTGGCGTACCTGGCGGGGGAGAAATGCCCGCACACCGGCCAGGTGTTCGCGGTGCAGGGCGGGTCGATCCAGCGGCTGCGCGGCTGGACCGTGGCCGAGACCATCGAGACCGACGACCCCTGGACCATCGCGGAGGTGGACGCCCGCCTGGCCGAGTGGGCCTGA
- the kdpF gene encoding K(+)-transporting ATPase subunit F, which produces MSGTGVLANVVGGVIALSLIIYLFIALVRPEKF; this is translated from the coding sequence GTGAGTGGCACCGGGGTGCTCGCGAACGTCGTCGGCGGCGTGATCGCGTTGTCGTTGATCATCTACTTGTTCATCGCTCTCGTCAGGCCGGAGAAGTTCTGA